The Metabacillus schmidteae genome includes a region encoding these proteins:
- a CDS encoding alpha-D-ribose 1-methylphosphonate 5-phosphate C-P-lyase PhnJ translates to MEQQLIQAYNYAFLDEGSKREIRRATLKAIAIPGYQVPFASRELPIGRGWGTGGLQLTLSLIGEDDCVKVIDQGHDDSVNAVSIKRLVENCSNVPTTNNSEEATIIQTRHRVPEIPLREDQILVLQVPMPEPLRRVEAREKETKRLHAEMDYSSMWLRLYEDIIRWGKITIGADYPSLVNKRYIFNPSPIPRYDLLKLHQAEGLYLFGAGREKKIYAIPPYTDVEPLEFDDYPFEVESFEDLECHICGSKHTYLDEIYSSKTGEKIYQCSDTGYCSTQSQERGQK, encoded by the coding sequence ATGGAGCAGCAGCTCATTCAAGCATATAATTATGCATTTTTAGATGAAGGTTCCAAAAGAGAAATTCGACGTGCAACATTAAAAGCAATTGCGATCCCGGGTTATCAAGTTCCATTTGCATCAAGAGAATTGCCGATTGGCAGGGGCTGGGGGACAGGTGGATTGCAGCTTACCTTGTCCTTGATTGGTGAAGATGATTGTGTGAAAGTAATTGATCAAGGTCATGACGATAGTGTAAATGCCGTTAGTATTAAACGATTAGTGGAAAATTGCTCAAATGTCCCGACAACGAATAATTCAGAGGAAGCAACAATTATTCAAACAAGACACAGAGTTCCGGAAATCCCGTTGCGTGAAGATCAAATCTTAGTTCTGCAAGTCCCGATGCCAGAGCCTTTAAGAAGAGTTGAAGCACGAGAGAAAGAAACAAAGAGATTACATGCAGAAATGGATTATAGCAGCATGTGGCTGCGATTGTATGAAGATATTATTCGCTGGGGGAAAATCACAATCGGTGCGGATTATCCAAGCCTTGTGAATAAACGCTATATTTTTAATCCGAGTCCAATTCCCAGGTATGACTTATTAAAGCTGCATCAAGCAGAGGGTCTTTATCTCTTTGGAGCGGGACGTGAGAAAAAAATCTATGCAATTCCTCCTTATACAGACGTAGAACCATTAGAGTTTGATGATTATCCATTTGAGGTTGAATCCTTTGAAGACCTGGAATGCCACATCTGTGGAAGTAAGCATACGTACTTAGATGAAATCTATAGCAGTAAAACAGGTGAAAAAATCTATCAGTGTTCAGATACAGGATATTGTTCAACCCAAAGTCAGGAAAGGGGGCAGAAGTAG
- a CDS encoding ATP-binding cassette domain-containing protein has translation MIPTETPLLKVRNLNKRFGDGCAHCHKQEGEVVGQHCPHCGSVWACQNISFDLYEGEILGIVGESGSGKSSLVKSLYFDEGITSGSATISSYQEGQENIFTVSAQQKRYIRNYLMGMVYQNPWLGLKMSFSSGGNIAEKLIASGTYHVGDIRQRASELLEHVEIPTNRMDELPKNFSGGMQQRVQISKALANNPPILLLDEVTTGLDLSVQAKVLDLIRKIQRELHVAMIVVSHDLGVIRMLADRTMVMKSGRVVEHGLTDQILEDPQHPYSQLLVHSLL, from the coding sequence ATGATACCAACCGAAACACCTTTGTTGAAAGTACGGAACTTAAATAAACGATTTGGTGATGGATGTGCTCACTGTCATAAGCAGGAAGGTGAAGTGGTGGGCCAGCATTGTCCACATTGCGGGAGTGTCTGGGCCTGTCAAAATATTAGCTTTGATCTCTATGAAGGAGAAATCCTTGGAATCGTTGGTGAAAGCGGCTCAGGAAAAAGCTCACTTGTGAAGAGCTTATATTTTGATGAAGGTATTACCTCTGGTTCAGCAACGATTTCTTCCTACCAGGAAGGACAAGAGAATATTTTTACGGTGTCAGCTCAACAAAAACGGTACATACGCAACTATTTAATGGGAATGGTCTATCAAAATCCATGGCTCGGATTAAAAATGTCGTTTTCAAGCGGAGGGAATATTGCTGAAAAATTGATTGCCTCTGGTACCTATCATGTAGGTGATATAAGACAACGTGCATCAGAGCTGTTGGAGCATGTGGAGATTCCAACAAATCGAATGGATGAGCTCCCGAAAAATTTCAGTGGAGGAATGCAGCAGAGAGTTCAAATTTCAAAGGCATTAGCAAATAATCCGCCAATTTTGCTTCTTGATGAGGTGACAACAGGGTTAGACTTATCTGTTCAAGCAAAAGTTCTGGATCTTATTAGGAAAATTCAACGTGAGCTTCATGTGGCAATGATTGTCGTTTCACATGATTTAGGTGTCATTCGTATGCTTGCTGACCGAACAATGGTAATGAAAAGCGGAAGAGTTGTTGAACATGGTTTAACAGATCAGATTTTAGAAGATCCACAGCATCCATATTCTCAACTTTTAGTTCATTCACTTTTATAA
- the phnM gene encoding phosphonate metabolism protein PhnM, producing the protein MKIYHAKIVTPFRIIENGTIEIEEDRIQRVYEGTPSEIEPSDIDAEGKWVLPGLVDSHSDAIEIELEPRPQSVFPMDISFYELEKKLVGEGITTIYHSLSLLEENAKKKTRQNDMVFEVIEKIKSFSYGRQLIRHKTHLRYEITNISAVLRVKEFIQQNKIDQLSFMDHSPGQGQFRDIEVHKLLLMQHRHLSEQEADELIDESRKHPKLDQAIIQELADLAHNYHIPIASHDDDSIEKLSVVQDWKASISEFPIELEVAKQAKRMGLHVVMGAPNALLGKSHSNNVSAMEAILHGAVDILCSDYYPSSLLHAAFKLKQQGLKMNEAVNMVSLNPATALNIHEEVGSLEEGKKADLLIVSEENQRPVLQTVMVDGQIVCQMNYLQPVKILH; encoded by the coding sequence ATGAAAATTTATCATGCAAAAATCGTAACACCTTTCCGAATTATTGAAAATGGAACGATTGAAATTGAAGAGGATAGAATCCAGAGAGTATATGAAGGGACTCCTAGTGAGATCGAGCCTTCTGATATAGATGCAGAAGGAAAATGGGTTTTACCAGGTTTAGTCGATTCTCATAGTGATGCGATTGAAATTGAATTGGAGCCAAGACCACAAAGTGTGTTCCCAATGGACATTTCATTTTATGAGCTTGAGAAAAAACTGGTTGGTGAAGGGATTACAACCATCTATCATTCTTTATCATTATTAGAGGAAAATGCCAAAAAGAAAACTAGACAAAATGATATGGTTTTTGAAGTAATTGAAAAGATTAAAAGCTTTTCATATGGGAGACAGCTTATTCGTCATAAAACTCATTTGCGTTATGAAATTACAAATATTAGTGCTGTTTTGCGTGTGAAGGAGTTTATACAACAAAATAAAATTGACCAATTATCTTTTATGGATCATTCTCCCGGTCAAGGCCAATTTCGTGATATTGAGGTACACAAGCTGTTACTCATGCAACATCGGCACTTATCAGAACAAGAAGCCGATGAATTGATTGATGAAAGTAGAAAGCACCCTAAGCTTGATCAAGCAATCATTCAGGAATTGGCTGATTTAGCACATAACTATCACATTCCAATTGCATCACATGATGATGACTCGATTGAAAAGTTGTCCGTTGTACAGGATTGGAAAGCATCGATCAGCGAGTTCCCAATTGAATTGGAAGTGGCCAAACAAGCAAAGAGGATGGGGCTACACGTTGTAATGGGAGCTCCAAATGCATTATTAGGAAAATCACATAGCAATAATGTCTCAGCCATGGAAGCGATCCTGCATGGAGCTGTTGATATTCTATGTTCAGATTATTATCCATCATCCTTGTTACATGCTGCATTTAAGCTGAAACAGCAGGGCTTAAAAATGAATGAAGCAGTAAACATGGTTTCCTTAAATCCAGCTACCGCACTGAATATTCATGAAGAAGTAGGGTCACTAGAGGAAGGAAAAAAAGCGGATTTGCTAATTGTTAGTGAGGAAAACCAACGTCCGGTTTTACAAACAGTCATGGTTGATGGACAAATCGTTTGTCAAATGAATTACCTGCAACCTGTAAAAATACTTCATTAG
- a CDS encoding DapH/DapD/GlmU-related protein — translation MKILSEKPMIHETSKVQKSHLGSWTEIGPNSTIEETLFGDYSYTAGDNLIMYAEIGKYCSIASHVRINPVNHPMWRVTQHHVTYRRVQYGLSDTDDHDFFGWRRDHKVTIGHDVWIGHGAIIMPGVTIGTGAIIGAGAVVTKDVPPYMIAVGVPAKPIKPRFAPDIAEKILRTEWWNWDRQTLEERFEELNDINSFLQKEVGTEGNHARIVKS, via the coding sequence ATGAAAATTTTATCAGAAAAACCCATGATTCACGAAACCTCAAAAGTTCAAAAAAGTCATCTTGGAAGCTGGACTGAGATCGGTCCTAACTCGACAATCGAGGAAACGTTATTTGGAGATTACAGCTATACAGCCGGAGATAATTTGATTATGTATGCTGAAATTGGAAAGTATTGTTCTATTGCTTCACATGTTCGTATAAATCCTGTTAATCACCCTATGTGGAGGGTTACTCAGCATCATGTCACATATCGAAGAGTTCAGTATGGATTAAGTGATACAGATGATCATGACTTTTTCGGTTGGAGACGGGACCATAAAGTGACGATAGGGCACGATGTATGGATTGGCCATGGTGCTATTATCATGCCGGGAGTAACAATTGGAACAGGTGCCATAATTGGTGCAGGAGCAGTTGTAACAAAGGATGTTCCACCATATATGATCGCAGTTGGGGTTCCTGCAAAACCAATTAAGCCGCGATTTGCTCCTGATATTGCGGAGAAAATTCTTCGAACAGAGTGGTGGAACTGGGACAGACAGACCCTTGAGGAGCGGTTTGAGGAATTAAATGATATTAACTCATTTCTACAAAAGGAAGTGGGGACGGAGGGGAATCATGCAAGAATTGTTAAGAGTTGA
- the phnL gene encoding phosphonate C-P lyase system protein PhnL → MQELLRVEKLQKTFTMHQSDEKKIVGCDGISFSLKEGEFIGITGKSGAGKSTILKSIYRTYLPTGGSIFYQSDRFGKIDLVKASEREMIEIRKQEIGYVSQFLNVMPRVTALEVVMNAIMEMGVPEEEAVDQARQILAHFKLPASLWDTYPRTFSGGEKLRLNLAQAMVKRPKLLLLDEPTASLDDSSKIAVKEMIFQLKQEGTSMLGIFHDLDFMETVVDHQFNLYQGALTEVTHI, encoded by the coding sequence ATGCAAGAATTGTTAAGAGTTGAGAAGTTGCAAAAAACCTTTACGATGCACCAATCCGATGAAAAAAAAATTGTTGGCTGTGATGGGATCAGTTTTTCTTTAAAAGAAGGAGAGTTTATTGGGATAACAGGGAAAAGTGGAGCCGGGAAATCCACGATTTTAAAAAGTATTTATCGAACCTATTTGCCGACAGGAGGATCAATTTTTTACCAATCTGATCGATTTGGGAAGATTGATCTTGTTAAAGCATCAGAGCGGGAAATGATTGAGATTCGTAAACAGGAGATTGGCTATGTTTCACAATTTTTAAATGTTATGCCTCGCGTCACTGCTCTTGAAGTCGTCATGAATGCCATTATGGAAATGGGTGTACCGGAAGAAGAGGCAGTAGACCAAGCGAGACAGATTTTGGCACATTTTAAGCTTCCTGCTTCCTTGTGGGATACATATCCTCGAACATTCAGTGGCGGTGAAAAACTAAGATTGAATTTAGCTCAAGCGATGGTCAAACGACCAAAGCTTCTATTACTAGATGAACCTACTGCATCATTAGATGATTCTTCTAAGATTGCTGTAAAAGAAATGATTTTTCAATTAAAGCAAGAAGGTACAAGTATGTTAGGTATTTTCCATGACCTTGATTTCATGGAGACTGTCGTTGATCATCAATTCAATTTATATCAAGGTGCTTTAACTGAGGTAACGCATATTTAA
- a CDS encoding GNAT family N-acetyltransferase, which yields MDIHELNKHDLPAYLELLRELDQDQVLSLEAGEELLTNIAGYPFYKVYLVKNDQDQILGTFSLLICDNFGHGGRKFAIVENVVVHPTHKQKGIGKNMMELARTISAEEGCYKIMLSSNQARTDAHAFYDSLGFTRHGISFRTELR from the coding sequence TTGGATATCCATGAACTTAATAAACATGACTTACCTGCATATCTGGAATTATTAAGAGAACTTGATCAAGATCAGGTATTATCGCTGGAAGCCGGGGAAGAACTGCTAACTAACATTGCCGGCTATCCTTTTTATAAAGTGTATCTCGTTAAAAATGACCAGGATCAAATACTCGGCACGTTTTCCTTACTTATTTGTGATAACTTCGGGCACGGTGGAAGGAAATTTGCCATCGTCGAAAATGTGGTCGTTCATCCAACTCATAAACAAAAAGGGATCGGAAAGAACATGATGGAGTTAGCACGAACTATTTCTGCTGAGGAAGGTTGCTACAAAATCATGCTCTCCAGTAATCAGGCACGAACAGATGCTCATGCGTTTTATGATTCTCTTGGATTTACAAGACATGGGATTAGCTTTAGAACGGAGTTGAGATAA
- a CDS encoding PHP domain-containing protein, with protein MIDLHCHTNISDCSYSIEEVIRTAKQNGVEHLAITDHDTTKGLTEAVEIGKEVGVNIIPGIEISAYDFARKRRAHILGLYITPQHPAIDKLCQPLIEKRHEMSKRMVEKIIAAGYDITWENVQQFAENGTGVYKQHIMHALIEKGYTDRIYSQLYKDLFSRGSETSSPGIAFMPIEYLKAEDAILAIREAGGIPVLAHPGQFQNFDAVEEWVNLGLEGIEVSHPLHNKEDEQKAKDLAKKFNLIQTGGSDFHGFYSDTNSKIGSHTTKPEEFNKLRARGTGSSSQLVRNNSALS; from the coding sequence GTGATTGACTTACATTGTCATACGAATATATCGGATTGCTCTTATTCAATTGAGGAAGTGATTAGGACAGCAAAGCAAAATGGTGTAGAGCATCTTGCCATAACAGACCATGATACAACCAAAGGCTTAACGGAAGCAGTAGAAATCGGAAAAGAAGTTGGAGTTAATATAATCCCTGGAATAGAAATATCTGCATATGATTTTGCACGTAAGCGCCGAGCTCATATCCTTGGTTTGTACATTACACCACAACATCCTGCTATTGATAAACTGTGTCAGCCGCTAATTGAGAAGAGACATGAAATGTCAAAAAGAATGGTTGAAAAAATAATTGCTGCCGGCTATGACATTACATGGGAGAATGTTCAACAATTTGCTGAAAATGGAACAGGTGTTTACAAACAACATATCATGCATGCCTTAATCGAAAAAGGCTACACTGATCGAATTTATAGTCAGCTTTATAAGGATTTATTTTCAAGAGGAAGTGAAACGTCAAGCCCGGGAATCGCGTTTATGCCCATTGAGTACCTAAAAGCAGAGGATGCCATCTTGGCAATCCGCGAAGCTGGAGGTATCCCGGTATTAGCACACCCAGGTCAGTTTCAAAATTTCGATGCAGTAGAAGAATGGGTTAATCTTGGGTTGGAAGGAATAGAAGTGTCTCATCCTTTACACAATAAAGAAGACGAACAAAAAGCAAAAGACCTAGCAAAAAAATTCAACCTAATCCAAACAGGAGGCTCAGACTTCCACGGCTTCTACAGTGACACTAACTCAAAAATCGGATCACACACAACAAAACCAGAAGAATTCAACAAACTTAGGGCCAGGGGGACAGGTTCCTCGTCCCAGCTGGTTCGGAACAATTCAGCCTTGTCTTAA
- a CDS encoding MerR family transcriptional regulator, whose amino-acid sequence MYKISEFANLTGLTKETLRYYAEVKLLEPAHIDPKNNYRYYDDGSYFLAILLVKLRSLGFTIQEMISVMENESFANLDTLLRQKRNKIKMEIEELQQQMDEIDEFLLSGEEEEK is encoded by the coding sequence ATGTATAAAATAAGTGAATTCGCAAATCTTACAGGGTTAACCAAAGAAACTCTACGGTATTATGCGGAAGTAAAGTTGCTTGAGCCAGCTCACATTGATCCGAAAAATAACTATCGATACTATGATGATGGCAGTTATTTCTTGGCGATACTGTTGGTGAAATTACGAAGCTTAGGCTTTACGATTCAAGAAATGATCTCTGTCATGGAGAATGAATCGTTTGCCAATCTTGATACGTTGCTCCGTCAAAAGAGAAATAAAATCAAGATGGAAATCGAAGAGCTTCAACAACAAATGGATGAGATTGATGAATTTTTGTTATCGGGTGAGGAGGAAGAAAAATGA
- a CDS encoding SRPBCC family protein, whose product MIQWKEEITINKNIEHVWSLFLDENIKRIMPKVEEHKIIEKKEHEVGAKHQQKYREGKRVETYIVETLAYEDTENKKKKQIQFVLGKAFEISLTFILLKMDEETTNFIYEGHNKGVNFVGRAMMKLSSQKSNHDVVLEFLQRVQAEAMKGS is encoded by the coding sequence ATGATTCAATGGAAAGAAGAAATAACGATCAATAAAAACATTGAACATGTGTGGAGTTTGTTCTTAGATGAAAATATTAAAAGAATTATGCCTAAAGTCGAAGAACATAAAATAATTGAAAAAAAGGAACATGAAGTAGGGGCAAAGCATCAGCAAAAATACCGGGAAGGAAAAAGAGTCGAAACCTATATTGTAGAGACATTAGCTTATGAAGATACAGAAAATAAAAAGAAGAAACAAATACAATTTGTGCTTGGAAAAGCATTTGAAATATCATTAACTTTCATCCTTTTAAAAATGGATGAGGAAACAACAAATTTTATTTATGAAGGTCATAACAAAGGTGTGAATTTTGTCGGAAGAGCAATGATGAAATTAAGCAGTCAAAAAAGTAATCATGATGTAGTTCTGGAATTTTTACAAAGAGTACAGGCTGAAGCGATGAAAGGGTCATAA
- a CDS encoding sulfite exporter TauE/SafE family protein, translating to MKKLIIFAFIGLLAQLIDGALGMAYGVTSTTLLLTFGIAPAVASASVHLAEVVTTAASGASHIKFGNVDKQAVYRLIIPGSIGAFLGATFLSNLPGDLVKPYISLFLLLLGVYVLTRFLFKFRTSEEKQGIGLSRKQSIPLGLIAGFADATGGGGWGPIATPVLLSRKGMSARKVVGTVDTSEFAIAVSATLGFLISLGWEEVNWLWVGALMIGGIIAAPIAAWLVQKVPAQLMGVLVGGFIILVNARTIVHTWIENDAVYPYIYIGIALVWIVAIFYTVSKLGSYKNLNKAQDKSLAD from the coding sequence ATGAAAAAGTTAATCATCTTTGCATTTATCGGTTTACTTGCGCAATTAATTGATGGAGCCTTAGGAATGGCATATGGTGTAACATCTACTACGCTTCTACTAACATTTGGAATTGCACCAGCAGTTGCTTCTGCATCTGTTCATCTAGCAGAGGTCGTAACGACTGCTGCGTCTGGAGCATCACATATAAAATTTGGGAATGTAGATAAGCAAGCGGTTTACCGTTTGATCATTCCAGGTTCAATTGGTGCCTTTCTTGGTGCAACATTTCTTAGTAATCTACCCGGAGATTTAGTCAAACCTTATATTTCTCTCTTTCTATTACTTTTAGGCGTATATGTTCTTACAAGATTCTTATTTAAATTCCGAACATCTGAGGAAAAGCAAGGAATTGGATTAAGTCGCAAGCAATCAATTCCATTGGGATTAATTGCAGGCTTTGCTGACGCAACAGGTGGTGGCGGCTGGGGACCAATCGCTACACCGGTGTTATTATCCCGTAAAGGAATGAGTGCACGCAAAGTAGTAGGTACAGTTGATACCAGTGAGTTTGCAATTGCGGTTTCTGCTACTTTAGGGTTCCTCATTTCGTTAGGTTGGGAGGAAGTTAACTGGTTGTGGGTTGGAGCATTAATGATAGGTGGAATTATTGCAGCTCCAATTGCAGCCTGGTTGGTACAAAAGGTTCCTGCACAGTTGATGGGTGTACTTGTTGGTGGATTTATTATCTTAGTGAATGCCAGAACAATTGTACACACATGGATCGAAAACGATGCTGTTTATCCATATATTTATATTGGGATTGCCTTAGTGTGGATAGTCGCTATTTTCTATACAGTCTCTAAACTAGGATCATACAAAAATTTAAATAAAGCACAAGATAAATCATTAGCTGACTAG
- the ssuE gene encoding NADPH-dependent FMN reductase, translating into MTNISIIVGAPNEYSRLYGILDFITKLLQEKGLDYETINVHTLPAEDLIQANFDSEAIIRANEIVNKSTGVVILTPVYKASYSGILKTFLDLIPQKGLEDKVILPLILGGTFGHLLAIQYALNPVLSVLGATTISNGVYTIDQQIERSGENKFVINEEAQQRLKEGLEAFIRLI; encoded by the coding sequence ATGACAAACATTTCTATTATTGTTGGGGCACCAAATGAGTACTCTCGTCTTTACGGCATATTAGACTTTATAACGAAATTGTTACAGGAAAAAGGGCTAGACTATGAAACTATTAACGTGCATACTTTACCAGCAGAAGACCTAATTCAAGCTAATTTTGATAGTGAAGCCATCATTCGAGCAAATGAAATTGTTAATAAATCTACAGGTGTAGTTATTCTAACTCCGGTATACAAAGCATCTTATTCAGGGATATTGAAGACATTTCTTGACCTTATACCACAAAAGGGATTGGAGGATAAAGTGATCCTTCCACTGATTTTGGGAGGAACATTTGGGCACCTGTTAGCTATACAGTATGCTTTAAATCCTGTGCTTTCAGTTTTGGGAGCAACTACTATATCAAATGGTGTATATACAATCGATCAGCAAATAGAACGATCTGGGGAGAATAAATTTGTTATCAATGAAGAAGCACAACAAAGATTAAAGGAAGGTCTTGAAGCATTTATTAGATTAATCTAA
- a CDS encoding Fur-regulated basic protein FbpA → MTKLRQAVELKKEKLIIQLLDLGIYKKEEHHLYELTLSEIEREYRKGKKKKSIG, encoded by the coding sequence ATGACAAAGCTTCGGCAAGCAGTTGAATTGAAAAAAGAAAAACTAATTATCCAGTTATTAGATTTAGGAATATATAAGAAGGAAGAACATCATCTTTACGAATTGACTCTATCAGAAATTGAACGTGAATATAGGAAGGGAAAGAAAAAAAAGTCGATTGGATAA
- a CDS encoding LLM class flavin-dependent oxidoreductase has protein sequence MTHQKRQMNLGAFFMIPGHHVAAWRHSESQTGEILSLDLYRKLAQTAERGKFDMIFFADGYAVHDRDGVGIEQTVNVRPDPLTLLSALAVVTTNIGLTATASTTYNEPFHLARKFATIDHLSHGRAAWNVVTSSSEAEALNFSKDHHLEHSVRYERAEEFVEVVKKLWDSWEDDALLINKVEGKFANPAKVHQLNHKGKWFSVKGPLNISRPVQGHPVIIQAGSSESGKELAAKTAEVIFTAWQTLGEAQNFYRDVKGRLKKFGRSAESLKIMPGVFPVIGRTEKEANEKKQHLVELIPEKVGVGLLSALISYDLSNYSVDEPLPNLPDIKDINGAKTRFQLVKDLGDRENLTIRQLYQRVAGARGHREIKGTPIQIADQLQEWFEQGAADGFNIMPPYLPAGLDDFVDLVIPELQNRGLFREEYTGQTLRDHLGLQRPSNYFTEINV, from the coding sequence ATGACACATCAAAAACGTCAAATGAATTTAGGAGCATTTTTTATGATTCCGGGTCATCATGTTGCAGCTTGGAGACATTCTGAAAGTCAAACAGGTGAAATCTTATCGTTGGACCTATATCGGAAACTGGCTCAAACGGCAGAGCGCGGAAAATTCGATATGATCTTTTTTGCTGATGGATATGCTGTGCATGATCGAGATGGTGTTGGTATTGAACAAACGGTCAACGTTCGTCCTGATCCTTTAACATTACTTTCAGCCTTAGCTGTTGTGACAACTAATATAGGGTTAACCGCTACAGCTTCTACTACCTATAATGAACCGTTTCATTTAGCGAGAAAGTTTGCAACCATTGATCATCTAAGTCACGGTCGAGCAGCATGGAATGTTGTGACATCCTCGAGTGAAGCAGAAGCGTTAAATTTTAGTAAAGATCACCATCTAGAGCATAGTGTAAGGTATGAACGAGCTGAGGAGTTTGTAGAGGTAGTCAAGAAGCTTTGGGATAGTTGGGAAGATGATGCTTTGCTCATAAACAAAGTGGAAGGGAAATTTGCTAACCCAGCAAAAGTACATCAATTAAACCATAAAGGAAAATGGTTTTCAGTTAAGGGACCACTGAATATTTCAAGACCTGTGCAAGGACATCCAGTTATCATTCAAGCAGGTTCATCAGAATCGGGAAAAGAATTGGCTGCAAAGACAGCGGAGGTCATTTTTACTGCCTGGCAAACGTTAGGAGAGGCTCAGAATTTTTATCGGGATGTAAAGGGGCGTCTCAAGAAGTTTGGGAGATCAGCAGAATCGTTAAAAATCATGCCAGGTGTTTTTCCAGTCATTGGGAGGACAGAGAAGGAAGCAAATGAAAAGAAACAGCATCTGGTTGAATTAATCCCTGAAAAAGTGGGAGTAGGATTACTGTCAGCACTGATAAGCTATGATTTATCAAATTATTCGGTAGATGAGCCACTTCCAAACTTACCGGATATTAAGGATATCAATGGAGCTAAAACAAGATTTCAGCTTGTGAAAGATTTGGGTGACCGAGAAAACTTAACAATTCGACAGCTATACCAGCGAGTGGCGGGAGCGAGAGGACATAGAGAAATAAAGGGAACCCCAATTCAAATTGCTGATCAGTTGCAGGAGTGGTTTGAACAAGGTGCTGCAGATGGGTTTAATATTATGCCACCATACTTACCTGCAGGTTTAGATGATTTTGTTGATTTAGTTATTCCGGAATTACAGAACCGCGGGCTTTTTAGAGAAGAGTACACGGGTCAAACTTTACGAGATCATCTAGGGCTGCAAAGACCTTCCAATTATTTTACTGAGATTAATGTTTAA
- a CDS encoding ABC transporter permease, whose product MENQSTLSLEKIQTLNKKKVKRKKELGKASSILKGFILPIIIVALWELTGIFGLISDTLLPRPSSIFMTFIDLIMTGDLITHFQISLLRAIGGFLLGGILGLLLGLAVGFNQSVEQTVDPTLQMLRTIPTLAVIPLFILWFGFGEVSKILLIAKGAFFPLYVNTFLGIRGVDSKLFSVAKVLEFSRWKQITLLILPAALPNILLGLRLSLGVSWLALVAAELMGSSQGVGYLIMDARQFSQTSIVFVGIIIFAVFGKVSDSFVRIFEHRLLKWQDNFQG is encoded by the coding sequence TTGGAAAATCAATCAACATTATCTTTAGAAAAAATACAAACACTGAATAAGAAAAAAGTGAAAAGAAAAAAAGAGCTCGGGAAAGCAAGTAGTATTTTGAAAGGATTTATCTTACCTATTATAATAGTCGCTCTTTGGGAGTTAACAGGGATATTTGGGCTCATTTCTGATACATTACTTCCAAGACCAAGCTCAATTTTTATGACGTTTATTGACCTGATCATGACAGGAGATCTTATTACGCATTTCCAAATTAGTTTGTTAAGGGCAATCGGAGGATTTTTATTAGGAGGGATACTAGGCTTGCTGCTAGGTTTGGCCGTTGGGTTTAATCAAAGTGTTGAACAAACCGTAGATCCAACTCTACAAATGCTTAGGACGATTCCAACCTTAGCTGTCATCCCTCTTTTTATATTATGGTTTGGATTTGGAGAGGTTTCAAAGATCTTACTTATTGCAAAGGGAGCATTTTTCCCTTTATATGTGAACACCTTTCTTGGAATACGTGGTGTGGATTCTAAACTTTTTTCGGTAGCAAAAGTATTAGAATTTAGTAGATGGAAGCAAATTACCCTGTTAATATTACCGGCGGCACTACCAAATATATTGCTAGGCTTGAGGTTATCATTAGGTGTTTCCTGGCTGGCCTTAGTAGCAGCAGAACTAATGGGATCCAGTCAGGGTGTCGGCTATCTCATCATGGATGCCAGACAGTTTTCTCAAACATCCATAGTGTTTGTGGGTATTATAATATTTGCTGTATTTGGTAAAGTATCAGATTCATTTGTTCGAATTTTTGAACACAGACTCTTAAAATGGCAGGATAATTTTCAAGGGTAA